The Danio rerio strain Tuebingen ecotype United States chromosome 10, GRCz12tu, whole genome shotgun sequence genome contains a region encoding:
- the map3k7cl gene encoding MAP3K7 C-terminal-like protein isoform X3: MANEFNQVKHEIARLEDRKKELMAELLEDEKASMEFARYEEEYRILTEENQNLITVHSERAQQLETLRVISQKRQGSS, from the exons ATGGCCAATGAGTTCAACCAAGTCAAACATGAAATCGCCAGGCTGGAAGACAGAAA AAAAGAGCTCATGGCGGAGCTGCTAGAGGATGAAAAGGCATCAATGGAGTTTGCACGATATGAAGAGGAATATCGGATACTCACAGAAGAGAACCAGAACTTGATAACGGTGCACAGTGAACGAGCGCAGCAGCTCGAGACGCTCCGAGTGATCAGTCAGAAGAGGCAGGGCTCCTCGTGA
- the map3k7cl gene encoding MAP3K7 C-terminal-like protein isoform X2, translated as MITSTRRVSADKPEVQIAFSLDETSELKDAEDPLPSFPDLEQRLQPVLPCRSLKESIEVYKDHCKMANEFNQVKHEIARLEDRKKELMAELLEDEKASMEFARYEEEYRILTEENQNLITVHSERAQQLETLRVISQKRQGSS; from the exons ATGATCACCTCAACTAGACGAGTCTCTGCAGACAAACCTGAAGTACAGATCGCTTTCAGCCTCGACGAAACCTCAG AGTTGAAAGATGCAGAGGATCCGCTTCCATCATTCCCCGACCTTGAGCAGCGCCTGCAG CCAGTGCTACCGTGTCGCTCTTTGAAGGAGTCTATAGAAGTGTATAAAGACCACTGCAAGATGGCCAATGAGTTCAACCAAGTCAAACATGAAATCGCCAGGCTGGAAGACAGAAA AAAAGAGCTCATGGCGGAGCTGCTAGAGGATGAAAAGGCATCAATGGAGTTTGCACGATATGAAGAGGAATATCGGATACTCACAGAAGAGAACCAGAACTTGATAACGGTGCACAGTGAACGAGCGCAGCAGCTCGAGACGCTCCGAGTGATCAGTCAGAAGAGGCAGGGCTCCTCGTGA
- the map3k7cl gene encoding MAP3K7 C-terminal-like protein isoform X1, whose translation MDVDVSAETLELRYQILSFSYQACYSACVFLSELKDAEDPLPSFPDLEQRLQPVLPCRSLKESIEVYKDHCKMANEFNQVKHEIARLEDRKKELMAELLEDEKASMEFARYEEEYRILTEENQNLITVHSERAQQLETLRVISQKRQGSS comes from the exons ATGGATGTAGATGTCAGCGCTGAGACCTTGGAGTTAAGATATCAGATATTATCATTCTCATACCAGGCGTGTTATTCTGCCTGTGTTTTCCTCTCAGAGTTGAAAGATGCAGAGGATCCGCTTCCATCATTCCCCGACCTTGAGCAGCGCCTGCAG CCAGTGCTACCGTGTCGCTCTTTGAAGGAGTCTATAGAAGTGTATAAAGACCACTGCAAGATGGCCAATGAGTTCAACCAAGTCAAACATGAAATCGCCAGGCTGGAAGACAGAAA AAAAGAGCTCATGGCGGAGCTGCTAGAGGATGAAAAGGCATCAATGGAGTTTGCACGATATGAAGAGGAATATCGGATACTCACAGAAGAGAACCAGAACTTGATAACGGTGCACAGTGAACGAGCGCAGCAGCTCGAGACGCTCCGAGTGATCAGTCAGAAGAGGCAGGGCTCCTCGTGA